One genomic region from Melioribacteraceae bacterium encodes:
- a CDS encoding glycoside hydrolase family 38 C-terminal domain-containing protein: MKKIILLISFLSTLAYAQTNVDRLVEQLDLLSDASFNNWKYSTDFSLKPDQISKPDYDDTAWQSATLNQRFTLDSCWFRKEIEIPAYIAGVSVSGSLNFLNTVDDYSYIWIDGIYKGKFGWDAEALLTDNAEPGQKFTILIKAINTGGPLRLINAKLNFGSERPLQKMIRNLSLSLKVGQKLLSFDTYQSNERVKVDPGQDLSKMKKSEKEKLGKLIQELAQKIDTEALRNGDTTRFISSAKRVINDLKPVSDFAKKFTLQFVANAHIDAAWLWRKKETEEVTKRTFSAVMNMFKARPDFTYTQSQPALYEWMKNDYPDLFDQMKSYSDKGRWEIAGGMWVEPDCNLPSGDSWGRQLLYGQKFFKKYFGKQARIGWNPDSFGYNWNLPQFMLKGGLDAFITQKIGWNDTNVFPHRLFWWQSPDGSKILTYFPFSYVNEINNPFGLVDWLRQYEANTGLTKLLVLFGVGDHGGGPSLAMMARIDQLRDLYIYPAIEFNTAQNYIDWVRKHDLSKLPTWNDELYLEYHRGTATTQSNTKKWNRLNEVYLTNAEKLNSFATLSGGMNQADKIKEAWKTVLFNQFHDILPGSSIREVYIDSEIDYKEAYDIANFALRKSIDHLSAQINTSSIKDGKPIIVFNPLSWQRTDAAFVTLPKGDENSYSVFDLNGNEIPSQIEQKDKLTREIIFIANDIPSLGYKTFILKKSVNTPDNKPNTIADGIENEFFSLKVDTKTGLLTSIYDKKLNKELLKGTGNRLQLLEDLPSAWDAWNIGLTGKEFPSTFRNVKMIDNGPVKSVLRITRDYLKPGVVKSFPTEDYPNTFFTQDLILYKGMDRIDFKTDVEWFEDKTMLKVAFDFNVSDTLATYEIPFGTIKRSTTLKAQWDKGKWEVNAQKWADISNDDFGISLLNKSKYGYDTRDNVMRLSLLRSPKWPDPTADRGYHTFEYALYPHKGRVEQSQTVFKGYEFNYPLITCLSDSHAGNLPVEKSFMLINPKNVIATSIKHADDNENDWIITLYETTGINTKVEVELPFIPSKIVETNFLEEDGREVKFSGNKAGFEIKGKETKLIKLIL, encoded by the coding sequence ATGAAAAAAATTATTCTGTTAATTTCATTTTTATCGACACTTGCTTATGCACAGACTAATGTAGACAGACTAGTTGAGCAGCTCGACCTGTTAAGCGACGCATCATTTAACAACTGGAAATACTCAACCGACTTTTCCCTAAAACCCGATCAGATCTCAAAGCCGGATTACGACGACACCGCCTGGCAGAGCGCAACACTCAACCAGCGTTTTACGCTCGACTCCTGCTGGTTCCGAAAAGAGATAGAGATACCTGCCTATATCGCCGGTGTTTCTGTATCCGGCAGTCTCAACTTCTTAAATACCGTTGATGACTACAGCTACATCTGGATCGACGGAATTTATAAAGGCAAATTCGGCTGGGATGCCGAAGCGCTTCTGACTGATAATGCCGAGCCCGGTCAGAAATTTACCATTCTGATTAAAGCTATTAATACCGGCGGGCCGCTGCGCCTCATTAACGCAAAACTCAATTTCGGTTCCGAAAGACCTCTTCAGAAAATGATCAGAAACCTCTCTCTAAGCCTAAAAGTCGGACAAAAGCTTCTAAGCTTCGATACTTATCAGAGTAATGAGAGAGTTAAAGTAGACCCCGGACAGGATCTTTCCAAAATGAAAAAGTCCGAGAAAGAAAAACTCGGTAAATTGATTCAGGAACTGGCTCAAAAAATCGATACAGAAGCACTCAGAAACGGAGACACAACTAGATTCATCTCTTCAGCGAAGAGAGTAATCAATGACCTAAAACCGGTTTCGGACTTTGCGAAGAAATTTACTTTACAATTCGTTGCGAACGCTCATATCGATGCGGCATGGCTCTGGCGCAAGAAAGAAACAGAAGAAGTTACAAAGCGTACTTTCTCCGCCGTGATGAATATGTTTAAAGCCCGGCCCGATTTTACATATACTCAAAGCCAGCCAGCGTTATATGAATGGATGAAGAATGATTATCCCGATCTCTTTGATCAGATGAAAAGTTATTCCGATAAAGGACGATGGGAAATAGCAGGAGGTATGTGGGTTGAGCCGGATTGCAATCTTCCGAGCGGTGATTCCTGGGGCCGGCAGCTTCTGTACGGGCAGAAATTTTTTAAAAAGTATTTCGGTAAACAGGCGCGGATCGGATGGAATCCCGATTCATTCGGATACAACTGGAACCTTCCCCAGTTTATGCTTAAAGGCGGGCTCGATGCTTTCATAACCCAGAAAATCGGTTGGAACGACACAAACGTTTTTCCCCACAGATTATTCTGGTGGCAGTCGCCCGACGGATCAAAAATTCTAACCTACTTCCCTTTCAGCTACGTTAACGAAATAAATAATCCGTTCGGACTTGTAGACTGGCTCCGTCAGTACGAAGCAAATACAGGATTGACAAAGCTGCTGGTATTATTCGGAGTAGGCGACCACGGCGGCGGACCTTCACTCGCAATGATGGCGCGAATCGACCAGTTAAGAGACCTCTATATTTATCCTGCAATAGAATTTAATACAGCGCAGAATTATATCGACTGGGTAAGAAAACACGATCTGTCAAAACTCCCGACATGGAATGACGAATTATATCTTGAATACCACCGCGGTACAGCCACTACACAATCAAACACGAAAAAATGGAACCGGCTGAACGAAGTCTATCTGACCAATGCAGAAAAACTGAATTCATTCGCAACGCTTTCAGGCGGAATGAATCAGGCTGATAAAATAAAAGAGGCATGGAAAACAGTTTTATTCAATCAGTTTCATGATATTCTTCCCGGTTCGAGTATTAGAGAAGTCTATATCGATTCTGAAATAGATTATAAGGAAGCATATGACATTGCTAATTTCGCACTGAGAAAATCAATTGATCATCTTTCGGCACAAATTAATACCTCATCCATAAAAGATGGAAAACCGATAATAGTTTTCAATCCTCTCTCCTGGCAGAGAACAGATGCCGCATTTGTGACTCTTCCGAAAGGAGATGAAAATTCATATTCCGTATTCGATCTGAATGGAAATGAAATTCCCTCGCAGATTGAACAAAAAGATAAACTAACAAGAGAGATAATTTTCATTGCTAATGATATTCCTTCACTTGGTTATAAGACATTCATACTTAAAAAATCCGTGAATACTCCGGACAACAAACCGAATACCATAGCGGACGGAATTGAGAACGAATTCTTTTCTTTAAAAGTTGATACAAAGACAGGGCTGCTTACCAGCATTTACGATAAGAAACTCAATAAGGAATTATTGAAAGGAACGGGCAACAGACTGCAGCTTCTTGAGGATCTGCCGAGTGCCTGGGACGCATGGAATATCGGTTTAACCGGTAAGGAATTCCCTTCTACATTCCGCAATGTAAAGATGATTGATAACGGTCCGGTTAAATCGGTTCTCAGGATAACCCGCGATTATTTGAAACCGGGCGTTGTAAAAAGTTTCCCGACAGAGGATTATCCCAACACATTCTTTACTCAGGATCTGATACTATATAAAGGAATGGACCGGATCGACTTTAAGACAGACGTTGAATGGTTCGAAGATAAGACAATGCTTAAAGTAGCGTTCGACTTTAACGTAAGCGACACATTAGCGACATACGAAATACCGTTCGGCACAATCAAACGCTCAACAACGCTTAAAGCGCAATGGGATAAAGGGAAATGGGAAGTCAATGCTCAGAAGTGGGCGGACATTTCCAACGACGATTTCGGAATCAGTCTGCTTAACAAATCGAAATACGGTTATGATACCAGAGACAATGTTATGCGTCTATCGCTGCTCCGCTCTCCTAAATGGCCGGATCCAACCGCCGACCGCGGTTATCATACTTTTGAATACGCTCTCTACCCGCATAAAGGAAGAGTTGAGCAGAGTCAAACAGTATTTAAAGGATATGAATTCAATTACCCGCTGATAACCTGTCTATCGGATTCTCATGCGGGAAATTTACCGGTTGAAAAATCTTTTATGCTGATTAATCCTAAAAATGTTATCGCCACATCTATTAAGCATGCCGATGATAACGAAAACGACTGGATTATTACATTATATGAAACGACGGGGATTAACACCAAAGTAGAAGTTGAGTTGCCGTTTATTCCTTCAAAAATAGTCGAAACAAATTTCCTTGAAGAAGATGGCAGAGAAGTTAAATTTTCCGGAAACAAAGCCGGTTTCGAAATAAAAGGGAAAGAGACAAAACTGATAAAGCTGATCCTATAA
- a CDS encoding amidase family protein: MALINRILIVLLTAVFLYSSSPAQENKITKENIQHAEKINGLEFNDAERDSMLDNLDEQLGNYNKIWSLNLPNSIPPAITFNPVPIGFKFDQKQMPVKFSDYNNIKLPANRDDLAYYSIGELAHLIKSKQITSTELTKFFIERLKKFSPKLLNVITLTEDRALAEARKADEEIAGGKYRGLLHGIPFGVKDLLSTKTYKTTWGATPYKEQVIDEDATVIKKLNEAGAVLAAKFTMGALAWGDVWFGGMTRNPWDTTRGSSGSSAGSASAVSAGLIPFAIGTETWGSIVSPSTVCGVTGLRPTYGRVSRTGAMALSWTMDKIGTICRNTEDLAIVFNTIYGADGIDQTLYEAPFNYNPKADLKKLKIGYLKNDFERKYPFHNNDSLALKKLEELGAQLIPIELPDIPVGDISFILSAEAAAAFDELTRSNKDDLLIRQVKNAWPNVFRSARFIPAVEYINANRVRFMLIQEMQKLMEKVDLYISPSWVGSNLLLTNLTGHPSVVLPNGFSERGTPTSITFIGRLFDEGTIIAVAKTFQDATDYHKKHPVFDLE, translated from the coding sequence ATGGCGTTAATTAATAGAATTCTGATCGTTCTTTTAACGGCAGTATTTTTATACTCCTCATCCCCTGCCCAGGAAAATAAGATTACAAAAGAAAACATTCAGCATGCCGAAAAAATAAACGGCCTCGAATTCAATGACGCAGAACGGGATTCGATGCTCGATAACCTTGACGAGCAATTGGGAAACTATAATAAAATTTGGAGCCTGAATCTACCCAACTCTATTCCACCGGCAATTACTTTTAATCCGGTTCCAATCGGTTTCAAATTCGATCAAAAACAGATGCCGGTTAAATTCAGTGATTATAACAATATCAAACTTCCCGCAAACCGAGACGATCTTGCTTATTATTCAATCGGTGAACTTGCCCACCTGATAAAATCGAAGCAGATCACTTCCACCGAACTGACAAAGTTTTTTATCGAACGGCTTAAGAAATTCAGTCCCAAGCTTTTAAATGTCATTACATTAACAGAAGATCGTGCACTTGCCGAGGCCAGGAAAGCTGACGAGGAGATTGCCGGCGGAAAATACCGCGGACTTCTGCACGGTATTCCTTTCGGAGTTAAAGATCTCCTCTCTACAAAAACATATAAAACCACCTGGGGCGCTACGCCTTACAAGGAACAGGTTATCGACGAGGACGCAACTGTAATAAAAAAACTTAATGAAGCCGGAGCGGTTCTCGCTGCTAAGTTTACTATGGGTGCCCTAGCGTGGGGCGATGTCTGGTTCGGAGGAATGACCCGTAATCCGTGGGATACAACCCGCGGATCGAGCGGTTCATCGGCAGGTTCAGCTTCCGCCGTTAGCGCGGGACTTATTCCATTCGCTATCGGAACCGAAACCTGGGGTTCAATTGTCTCGCCATCCACAGTATGCGGTGTAACAGGATTAAGACCGACTTACGGCCGTGTAAGCAGGACCGGTGCGATGGCTCTAAGCTGGACGATGGATAAAATTGGCACTATATGCCGGAACACCGAGGACCTCGCAATAGTATTTAACACAATTTACGGCGCGGATGGAATCGACCAGACACTCTATGAAGCTCCGTTCAATTATAATCCTAAAGCAGATCTTAAAAAATTAAAGATCGGCTACCTTAAGAATGACTTCGAAAGGAAGTATCCATTCCATAACAACGATTCTCTCGCGCTTAAGAAGCTGGAGGAACTCGGCGCTCAATTAATTCCGATAGAACTTCCGGACATACCTGTTGGCGATATTTCCTTTATCTTATCGGCCGAAGCCGCTGCCGCTTTCGATGAACTTACAAGAAGCAATAAAGACGACCTTCTCATTCGTCAGGTTAAAAACGCATGGCCGAATGTATTCCGCTCGGCACGGTTTATACCTGCTGTTGAATACATTAATGCAAACCGGGTCCGCTTTATGCTGATTCAGGAGATGCAGAAACTGATGGAAAAAGTTGATCTTTATATTTCACCCTCCTGGGTTGGGAGTAATTTACTTTTAACAAATCTTACCGGTCACCCTTCCGTTGTTCTGCCTAACGGTTTTTCTGAACGGGGAACGCCTACAAGCATTACATTTATCGGCAGACTCTTTGACGAAGGAACAATAATAGCTGTCGCGAAAACATTTCAGGATGCGACTGATTATCATAAGAAACATCCGGTATTTGATTTAGAATAA
- a CDS encoding PAS domain S-box protein: MNEKLLNIDITPNIMISRIALSFRDRAIEREYQNYYFKDSLISFRVALIVVAFLYGIFGMLDVAVAYEHKNFFFFIRFVIVIPFLIVVFLLSFFSFFIRIWQALLFISFILGGSGIILMIIRMPDNLTYYAGLMLVFSAGYFFVKLRFFLATLAGWLTLAVFLFAVLFYSRIPQNLIIAYTFFYISANVISMFAAYSIEYFNRRNFVLTNQLNQKKVELEEINKNLESLVKSRTLQLATSEKKFRTLVEKASDIIFSMTAEGSLTYVSPNWKEILGHEKHEIQGHPFIDFIHPDDVNRFSDYMRKVVEGDKSNTYGEHRIRNQNGEWQWHITSLTPQSNLVGEVESFIGITRDISERKKAENAVIKSQRLSAIGEMASAVAHDFNNSLQVIFSNLDIVLLDKNLPEQIRDYLETVKTSASDASARVQLLQRFSGKKQSSSGYTKIMLNKIVEDVIVQARPLWKDKQEEKGKEINVVRKFEEILPVLGNDGELRSVIYNIFKNSIEAMPEGGTIEFKTGMIEKNVYVEISDTGNGMDEETKTRVFQPFFTTKGFEIGRGLGLSGSYSIIQEHNGELTILNSAPGQGTSFRISLPAVSNEPESTDSNVISEFTGSAKVLWVDDEPMIREIAGELLEALGHRSVMASSGMEALEILDNEEFDLVITDIGMPKMSGWQLIEKINEKFDGKLKIAALTGWGNQFDDEEKAQHNIDFILTKPIKISELKSLIDKSMQLIK; encoded by the coding sequence TTGAACGAAAAGCTTCTAAATATTGATATAACACCGAACATAATGATCAGCAGGATCGCTTTATCATTCCGGGACAGAGCGATAGAGAGAGAATATCAGAATTACTATTTCAAAGATTCATTAATTTCATTCCGTGTAGCTCTAATAGTAGTAGCATTTCTTTACGGAATATTCGGCATGCTCGATGTAGCCGTGGCCTACGAACACAAAAATTTCTTCTTCTTTATCAGGTTTGTAATAGTTATTCCTTTTCTGATAGTAGTATTCCTACTCTCCTTTTTTTCTTTTTTCATTAGAATCTGGCAGGCGCTCTTATTTATTTCATTCATTCTAGGCGGTTCGGGAATAATTCTTATGATAATAAGAATGCCCGATAATTTAACCTACTATGCCGGCCTTATGCTGGTATTTTCAGCTGGATACTTCTTTGTTAAGTTGAGATTTTTTCTGGCCACGCTGGCCGGATGGTTAACGCTTGCTGTTTTTTTATTTGCGGTCTTATTCTATTCCCGAATTCCCCAAAACCTGATAATTGCATATACTTTCTTCTACATTTCCGCAAATGTAATAAGCATGTTTGCAGCATATTCGATTGAATATTTCAACCGCCGCAATTTTGTACTTACGAATCAGTTGAATCAGAAAAAAGTAGAACTGGAAGAGATAAACAAGAATCTCGAATCACTTGTAAAATCCCGGACACTTCAATTAGCCACAAGCGAAAAGAAATTCAGAACACTTGTAGAAAAAGCGAGCGATATAATTTTTTCTATGACTGCAGAAGGATCATTAACATATGTATCGCCTAACTGGAAAGAGATTCTGGGCCATGAGAAACACGAAATACAGGGTCATCCTTTTATTGACTTTATTCATCCGGATGACGTTAACAGATTTTCAGATTATATGCGAAAAGTTGTTGAAGGCGATAAATCTAATACATACGGGGAACACCGGATCAGGAATCAGAACGGTGAATGGCAATGGCATATTACCAGTTTAACTCCGCAATCGAACTTGGTTGGAGAAGTCGAATCGTTCATCGGTATTACAAGGGATATAAGCGAACGTAAAAAGGCCGAAAACGCCGTGATTAAAAGTCAGAGATTGAGTGCCATCGGCGAAATGGCAAGTGCTGTTGCTCACGATTTTAATAATTCACTTCAGGTGATTTTCAGCAATCTTGATATAGTCTTGTTAGATAAAAATCTACCCGAACAGATAAGAGATTATCTGGAGACAGTAAAGACATCGGCTTCAGACGCCTCTGCAAGAGTCCAGTTATTGCAGCGATTCTCCGGAAAGAAGCAGAGTTCTTCGGGTTATACGAAAATTATGCTGAATAAAATTGTTGAAGATGTAATCGTTCAGGCACGACCTCTATGGAAAGACAAACAGGAGGAAAAAGGGAAAGAAATTAATGTCGTAAGAAAATTTGAAGAAATACTTCCGGTTTTAGGAAATGACGGGGAATTAAGATCTGTGATTTATAATATTTTTAAGAACAGTATTGAAGCAATGCCGGAGGGAGGAACAATCGAATTCAAAACCGGAATGATAGAGAAAAATGTTTATGTCGAAATTTCGGATACCGGGAATGGTATGGATGAAGAGACCAAGACGAGGGTATTTCAACCGTTCTTTACCACTAAAGGTTTCGAGATAGGAAGAGGACTCGGACTTAGCGGTTCTTATTCAATAATCCAGGAACATAATGGAGAGTTGACGATACTTAATTCGGCTCCCGGCCAGGGAACCTCCTTCAGAATTTCACTACCGGCAGTAAGCAATGAACCCGAAAGCACCGATAGTAATGTAATAAGCGAATTCACAGGTTCGGCAAAAGTACTCTGGGTGGATGACGAACCGATGATAAGGGAAATTGCAGGGGAACTACTTGAAGCCCTTGGTCATAGATCCGTAATGGCATCGAGCGGAATGGAAGCCCTCGAGATTCTCGATAATGAAGAATTCGATCTTGTAATAACTGATATCGGTATGCCGAAAATGAGCGGATGGCAGTTAATAGAAAAAATCAACGAAAAATTCGACGGGAAATTAAAGATAGCCGCTTTAACAGGCTGGGGCAATCAGTTTGATGATGAGGAGAAAGCCCAGCACAACATCGATTTTATTCTGACTAAACCGATTAAAATCAGCGAATTAAAATCGCTGATAGATAAATCAATGCAACTGATCAAATAG
- a CDS encoding CBS domain-containing protein: MRSLKDIILSKELYTVRSGSKIIDVVKYMAGHNIGLVPVLSGDGKLLGVFSERDLVRRVISSGLDLHTSVVDNVMTKELVIANINESHQECLKKMKDKKIRHILVIENEKLEGIISLRDLLEIDLQVQQETIEVLHNYIYAK, translated from the coding sequence ATGAGATCACTTAAGGATATAATTTTATCCAAGGAATTATACACTGTCCGCAGCGGTTCAAAAATTATTGATGTCGTTAAATATATGGCCGGGCACAATATCGGGCTTGTGCCGGTCCTCTCCGGCGACGGGAAATTACTGGGTGTCTTTTCGGAGAGGGATCTTGTAAGACGTGTTATTTCCAGCGGCCTCGATCTTCATACTTCTGTAGTAGATAATGTTATGACAAAAGAGCTTGTTATTGCCAACATAAACGAGTCGCACCAGGAATGCCTTAAAAAGATGAAAGACAAAAAAATCAGGCATATTTTAGTAATAGAAAACGAAAAACTTGAGGGGATAATCTCTTTAAGGGATCTCTTAGAGATCGATTTGCAGGTTCAGCAGGAAACAATTGAAGTACTTCACAATTATATTTATGCGAAATAA
- a CDS encoding DUF2721 domain-containing protein, with translation MENLFSGQLDAVSIIQLMLAPAVMISACGLLLLGMNNRYSLVVNRIRLLNEEKRRILIKVGEKPPTTDENIRLESIAKQISFLVYRVKLIRNSVLSYVSAVGLFVLTSLLLGVSSFMPIFKLNYFIIATFLLGMISVLTGVIFAGFETKKGYDIIKFEVSAHD, from the coding sequence ATGGAAAATTTATTTTCAGGTCAGCTAGACGCCGTAAGCATAATCCAGTTAATGCTTGCACCGGCGGTAATGATAAGTGCATGCGGTCTCCTTTTATTAGGTATGAACAACAGGTATTCGCTCGTTGTTAACAGGATCCGTTTACTGAATGAAGAGAAGAGGCGTATACTCATCAAAGTTGGAGAGAAGCCCCCGACAACTGATGAAAACATCCGTCTTGAGAGTATTGCAAAGCAGATTTCATTCCTTGTATACAGGGTAAAACTGATTAGGAATTCTGTTCTTTCTTATGTATCGGCCGTGGGTTTATTTGTTTTAACTTCCCTGCTTTTAGGAGTATCCTCATTCATGCCGATTTTCAAGCTCAATTATTTTATTATCGCGACATTTCTTCTCGGAATGATTTCGGTTCTTACGGGAGTGATCTTTGCAGGATTCGAAACAAAAAAAGGCTATGATATTATAAAATTTGAAGTAAGCGCACATGACTGA
- the aat gene encoding leucyl/phenylalanyl-tRNA--protein transferase: MTDNQYLSKKDLLDPVNMIFLYSRGAFPMADPSGEIEWYMPQIRTIIPLNRFNIPRSLKKIIEQDQFEFRYDTLTLEVIRNCAERESTWISGELIDAYKGLFNAGHLHSVEVMLNNQLAGGLYGVTYRGAFFGESMFSRKSQASKCALVKLVERLNEKGFRLLDVQYQTDHLKMFGAEEITFEEFNRLLNESHKINPSFS; encoded by the coding sequence ATGACTGATAATCAGTACTTATCGAAGAAAGACCTTCTAGACCCGGTCAACATGATTTTTCTCTACTCTCGGGGAGCATTCCCGATGGCCGATCCTTCCGGGGAAATTGAATGGTACATGCCTCAGATACGGACAATAATTCCTCTAAACAGATTCAACATACCGCGTTCATTAAAAAAAATTATTGAACAGGACCAGTTTGAATTCAGGTACGACACACTTACACTTGAAGTAATCCGGAATTGTGCGGAACGTGAATCAACCTGGATCTCCGGCGAACTGATCGACGCATATAAAGGTCTATTTAACGCAGGACATTTACATTCGGTTGAAGTTATGCTAAACAATCAGCTTGCTGGCGGACTTTACGGAGTAACATACCGCGGAGCCTTTTTCGGAGAATCGATGTTCTCAAGAAAATCTCAGGCATCCAAATGCGCGCTTGTAAAGCTTGTGGAAAGACTGAATGAAAAAGGTTTTAGACTTCTTGATGTTCAGTACCAGACCGATCACCTTAAAATGTTCGGTGCAGAGGAGATCACTTTCGAGGAATTCAACCGGCTTCTGAACGAATCCCACAAAATCAATCCGAGTTTTTCCTGA
- a CDS encoding class II fructose-1,6-bisphosphate aldolase: protein MVSYKELGLVNSKELFAKAVKGGYAIPAFNFNNLEQLQAIIGACVETKSPVILQVSSGARKYANQTLLKHLAKGAVDYAKELGYSIPIVLHLDHGDTLELCRSCIESGFSSVMIDGSHHPYEKNVELTAQVVEYAHKYDVTVEGELGVLAGIEDDVSSEVTHYTKPEEVEDFVKKTGVDSLAISIGTSHGANKFTPAQCTRNEDGILIPPPLRFDILEECEKRIPGFPIVLHGASSVPADLVKIINSNGGKLKDAVGIPEDQLRRAAASAVCKVNIDSDGRLAMTAAIRKVFTDNPAEFDPRKYLGPARDSLKELYKHKIVNVLGSAGKA, encoded by the coding sequence ATGGTAAGCTATAAAGAACTCGGATTAGTAAACTCGAAGGAATTATTTGCAAAAGCAGTAAAGGGCGGATACGCAATACCGGCTTTTAACTTCAACAACCTCGAGCAGCTTCAGGCAATAATTGGAGCGTGCGTTGAGACTAAATCTCCTGTAATTCTTCAAGTATCCAGCGGTGCGCGTAAATATGCGAATCAGACATTATTGAAACACCTGGCAAAAGGAGCCGTTGATTATGCTAAAGAGCTCGGCTATTCAATTCCCATTGTACTCCACCTAGATCACGGCGATACGCTTGAACTCTGCAGGTCGTGTATTGAGTCGGGATTCTCTTCGGTAATGATCGACGGGTCCCATCATCCGTACGAAAAGAATGTTGAGCTTACAGCTCAGGTTGTGGAATATGCTCATAAGTATGATGTTACGGTTGAAGGCGAACTCGGTGTACTTGCGGGCATTGAAGATGATGTATCGAGCGAAGTAACACATTATACAAAACCGGAAGAGGTAGAGGACTTCGTTAAAAAGACGGGAGTAGATTCTCTTGCAATTTCTATAGGAACTTCGCACGGTGCGAATAAATTTACTCCTGCGCAGTGCACACGTAACGAAGACGGAATCCTGATTCCCCCGCCGCTCCGTTTCGATATTCTGGAAGAATGCGAAAAAAGAATTCCCGGATTCCCGATAGTTCTGCACGGTGCTTCTTCGGTTCCTGCAGACCTAGTAAAGATTATCAACAGTAACGGCGGCAAACTGAAAGATGCCGTCGGTATACCCGAAGACCAGTTAAGAAGAGCGGCTGCCTCTGCAGTCTGCAAAGTAAATATCGATTCCGACGGACGTCTTGCGATGACAGCTGCGATAAGAAAAGTATTCACAGACAATCCGGCTGAATTCGATCCGAGAAAATATCTTGGTCCGGCACGCGACTCTTTGAAAGAACTTTACAAGCACAAAATTGTAAACGTACTAGGTAGCGCCGGAAAAGCCTGA
- a CDS encoding cytochrome c, producing the protein MTNAQKWMAAFLGLFLIFFIIGRITQKDEVVPHMMDENYNSGSSQQESPELDGLTLIKQSGCVACHGQNMEGTKMAPALAGLKEFWSRDGLINYLRNPSSYSGDKRFQDYKLQYRNIVMPSYGNLDVKDLGKMADYLLSK; encoded by the coding sequence ATGACGAATGCTCAAAAATGGATGGCTGCTTTTCTCGGTTTGTTCCTGATCTTCTTTATAATCGGCAGGATTACACAAAAGGATGAAGTGGTTCCGCATATGATGGATGAAAATTATAACAGTGGATCTTCGCAGCAGGAAAGCCCTGAATTAGACGGACTTACACTTATAAAACAGAGCGGATGCGTTGCCTGCCACGGTCAGAATATGGAAGGGACCAAAATGGCTCCGGCTCTCGCAGGCCTCAAGGAATTCTGGTCCCGCGACGGTCTGATTAATTATCTTAGGAATCCATCTTCTTACAGCGGTGATAAAAGGTTTCAGGATTATAAGCTGCAGTATAGAAATATTGTAATGCCTTCATACGGGAATCTTGACGTAAAAGACCTTGGTAAGATGGCCGATTATCTTCTGTCAAAATAA